Proteins from a single region of Manduca sexta isolate Smith_Timp_Sample1 unplaced genomic scaffold, JHU_Msex_v1.0 HiC_scaffold_529, whole genome shotgun sequence:
- the LOC119193426 gene encoding uncharacterized protein LOC119193426 — protein sequence MAVNSPGGYPPVSPKPHTPKSPRHFVFPQKSPSITSSTSSSGYYTPQSGCSYDKHAPPPKSPIAHGHRSPISPRHFNFPQKSPSGRASPCNFDRAHGLQYTTSLKHHRREKSRSPNPPPVHIHTNPGYVSPNRTRKLYGSTSTVSSPRLVTSPSIVSSHTDDSIDAMPGTPSAIVHDADDEATTTSSRICRKSTSDLTDLTDDTPQTRSTSISRPCSPMRRGSMKGGLAYLASRRGSRESTVSNCDSVEDIGPLNFQNTMRGRQRRTSNFLELP from the coding sequence ATGGCGGTGAACAGCCCTGGTGGATATCCCCCCGTCTCCCCCAAGCCCCACACCCCAAAGAGCCCTCGCCACTTCGTCTTCCCGCAGAAAAGTCCATCCATCACTTCCAGCACCTCGTCTTCTGGTTATTACACTCCTCAATCCGGCTGCAGTTATGACAAGCACGCCCCTCCCCCCAAATCTCCAATCGCGCATGGACACCGGAGTCCAATCAGTCCAAGGCACTTCAACTTCCCCCAAAAATCACCGTCAGGAAGAGCCAGTCCTTGCAACTTTGATCGAGCTCATGGCCTGCAGTACACGACGTCACTCAAACACCACCGCAGAGAGAAGTCCCGCTCGCCGAATCCACCACCAGTGCACATCCACACCAACCCTGGCTATGTGTCTCCAAACAGGACGAGGAAACTATACGGGTCTACTTCCACAGTGAGCTCGCCGCGGCTGGTGACGTCGCCGAGCATCGTGTCAAGCCATACTGACGACTCGATTGACGCGATGCCTGGAACTCCTTCTGCGATTGTGCATGACGCGGATGATGAGGCGACAACTACGTCTTCAAGGATCTGTAGGAAGTCTACGTCTGATTTGACGGATTTGACTGATGATACGCCGCAGACTCGGTCGACGAGCATCAGTCGGCCCTGCTCTCCGATGCGGCGGGGGTCTATGAAAGGTGGACTGGCGTACTTGGCGAGTAGGCGAGGATCTCGCGAGTCGACTGTCTCGAACTGCGACTCTGTGGAGGACATTGGCCCGCTAAACTTCCAAAATACAATGCGCGGCAGACAACGTAGGACTTCGAACTTTCTGGAATTGCCAG